Genomic segment of Salvia hispanica cultivar TCC Black 2014 chromosome 2, UniMelb_Shisp_WGS_1.0, whole genome shotgun sequence:
ACCCCACAAGTATAAAATTACTTGTGTGTTGACAATGACATTGCCTTTCTTCAACCTATCTTCTCTTGAGAAAGAAAGCATAAttctcaaagaaaaaaaaaagattcaaCCAAGAGCTCCAACAAGTAGATACAATGagattttttagttaaaaatctACAGATATTTTTCACCTTGAAGTAACAAATGATGGCTAGAAACCCTAATTCGTGGAGCATGAATAATGGCATGCATCCACAATCTCAATTTGTTTATGCTTCCAATTCTTCAAATCCATCTTCAACCACTGCTTCTGCTGATCCACTTCATCCATCTCAAGAATTCCCAGTTAGATCTTGGAGCCAATTGCTTCTGtaattctctctttattttactttcctttttaatttaatttcatttaattcaatttaattcacacttgaaaaatgattttgttagGGGTGGATTGGGAGGTGGAGAGGAGGAGAGATTTGGAGGAGCCCTCTTCAATCAGCAAAAGAAGATGGAGAATTGGGATGATCAAGTGATGAATTTGAATCCAAGTTATCAAAGTGTTGATGTGAAGCAAGAATCAGCTCAATCTTCAAGCTGCCAAATTTATGATGACGAAgtccaaaaaaattcatgGCCCCACCACCATCAAGTCATGCCTATCTCCTCTCCAACTTCATGCGTCACATCTCTCAGCAACAACATCTTCAACTTCTCCGCCGCAGCGGCGGCGCCGGAGGGGAAGAGCCACCTCCATAGCCAAGACCTTTCATCCGAGGTTAGtgtctgaaaaaaaaaattaattaaacatttaataaTCATTGCTGATTCtcaataaattcaataacgataaaattacttcttctcgcctTCAGTAAAGCAATTATAATCGTGCAATATGCTCGAAACGtatttttcggtataccggtaTCGGcgaaaaattaaataggtCCCATGACTCATAATTACAACATTTAATAATCATTGCTAATTCTCAAAAAATGAATggtttttcccctttttcctttatttccATGGTTTAATTGAttgtttgtttctttgttaAAAGTGCAACAGCACTATTACTGGTGGGGCATCTAAGAAGGCAAGGGTTAATCAACATTCTTCAGCCCAACCAGCTCTCAAGGTAACAAAATTTATgggatttttaatttgttttataatctCAATTTCTCACTCCAAACAAGAAATCATGGggtttacatttttataattaatctcAATTTTATGTGCAGGTGAGAAAGGAGAAATTGGGAGATAGAATAACAGCACTTCACCAACTTGTTTCCCCTTTTGGCAAGGTAAAACAATTCTTGAAACTCTTGCACAATTATTAATATCTTTGGACAAAAGGAATCatgatgttgaatttttttagcTTAAAACCCATAATGAAAAACTTCTCTATATCAGGACttgcaattaattaattatcaaaatcacaaagaaaagaaaaaaaaaattacgaaATTCCCTTTTTCTTTAACATAGATATTAGGGCATGAGGAATTGTCTTTTGACAAGAAAAGATGGCTTTCATAAACATGACTTTGGAGGCATGTTTCTCTTTTGCAGACTGACACTGCTTCTGTTCTGTCAGAAGCAATTGGCTACATTAGATTCCTTCAAGGCCAGATCGAGGTATGTTATGTCTTATTCAatctcatatttaatttttattaggtgacaaaaatttttaaatttcatttttagtcaaAAGTggaattttcttgaaaatgaaaatgaaatttgtgaattttgcAGGCACTAAGCTCGCCCTACATGCGCAATGCATCAGTAGGTACAAGTCATCATCCTCAACATTCTGTAAGTATATAAattcttcacattttccaaTGCACGACCAAGATTTTTCGGACACTGATACACCAAACATTCAGACAAAGATAATATGTATTGGGAATGGGAATGTCTttgaataatcaaattaactcacaaaacatttatataaaattattattaatcagaaaataattttcttttacagGTTCAAGAAAGGAATTGTTTATTTTCCGAAGAGGTACGTACATGCTTTATTGGATCAATCACTTATTGAAAAAGatgattaatttgaatttgtaaaGCATAGTAGTTTGTTTAGAAGATGCATATCAGCTTTTCTATGATAGTCAtttgtaataattaaagatgATTATGAGTTAATATAATCACATgataaaaaagatagtataAAGCTGCAAACTTGATgcaattaatttcttttgcttctcctattttaatctttttttgcttttatgtGCTTTCAATTGAGATATATTTAAGTCGTATATAgcacatatatttatttagtttaatgtGTACTCCTATTGCTCAACTATTTTAACAAAGATTGATTAATATTGcaattcattttattctatCATGATCTCCATATAGTAAAAAAGAACAATaggttttattgttttattgatattgtttATTGTTTATCATGTTATAAGTTTTTAtagaatagaatataaatgtgaattaagtaacattatattaaatagaagATCTAATGCCCCAATTGATTAACATGTTGCAGGACTCACAAAGTGAAGGGGCTCAAAAGGACTTGAGAAGTAGAGGATTGTGTTTGGTTCCCATATCTTGCACTCAAAATGTGGGAAATGAGACCGGCGCCGACTACTGGGCTCCGGCGGCTTTAGGTGGAGGGTTTTAGAACCAAATGAAATTCTTGGGGATGTAACATCAGAAGCAGTCATTCTGTGGAAAACATGAGGGATTGACTGCGTCTGATGCTACTGATTTGCAGTTTTATAATATAGGGGGATCAAGAATTCAACCAAGGGGTTTGGAGAGGCTTTATTGTAATTCATGAAGCTTAATAATGTCTGATTTTATGCCATGTTTATGCATGCATATATTCAAGAACTTTGCTTTCTTATTCTAAGTCCAATATCCATTTCATGAGTACATGAAATGATATCAGTCATATTAGCTAAACtatattatatgaatataaGTACCCTTGATAATAAGGTTTATTACTTCCTAACTCTCTCTCTAAGTTATTTGAgtcttattctattttgagGTATCCTATGTTACTCGAATCATTCTCTTTATGGAAAAGCCcataataaagtaggaaaataGCTTTAATGGTACTGCAAAACCCAactcatttttgtttttgagcAAGATATACCCGTTTTTGGGTTTGCACCAAAACAAACCTAATTAAATCCCTTTTTCTGAGATTTTGTGAGtataaaaagtgagtggaTAGAGAATAtgcttttaagtttgagttttgTGAGTATAAAAAGTGAGTAGATAGAGAATATGCTTATAAGTTTGAGTTTTGTGTAGGTTGGAATAAAATCACTTTTTAATATgacatttatactaaaataagTCTGactttggtgtaaatggttggagatgctcttaaccATTAACCACCTTTTCCTTAAATCTTGAGTCTagaagaaatgactcaagtgatttcggacggatggagtatattgcatattttccacaattttatgaatataaatgttttactttgttaatactccctccatttcttaaaaatgtttcattttagtctgtttcttaaaaaaaaaaaactttttagtTTAGGAAAGTTATTTCTCTCCAATGAAGTGAGACCcattattaattaacaaactttttctttctatttttttcttattttattaatttttctattagAACCCGTGACGTTTCAAAAGTTCCGAtcctatttttagaaaactgATGGAATATAAGATGATTAGGTGTTCTTGATGAGGACATGTTGTTTTAAGGCTTCGTAGTAGCTATATTGCAGTATCTaagcatttcaatttttaaaaaattattgttcaaCCTTTTCCAATATGACAATTAATTTCCATCtggtttttggattttttcaTAACAGAAAGTTtgtatatattgtttaattatgttttaaaaagtcaaaagaaAATACCATCTCATccattttt
This window contains:
- the LOC125204312 gene encoding transcription factor bHLH68-like yields the protein MMARNPNSWSMNNGMHPQSQFVYASNSSNPSSTTASADPLHPSQEFPVRSWSQLLLGGLGGGEEERFGGALFNQQKKMENWDDQVMNLNPSYQSVDVKQESAQSSSCQIYDDEVQKNSWPHHHQVMPISSPTSCVTSLSNNIFNFSAAAAAPEGKSHLHSQDLSSECNSTITGGASKKARVNQHSSAQPALKVRKEKLGDRITALHQLVSPFGKTDTASVLSEAIGYIRFLQGQIEALSSPYMRNASVGTSHHPQHSVQERNCLFSEEDSQSEGAQKDLRSRGLCLVPISCTQNVGNETGADYWAPAALGGGF